AACGGCGTCCCTTGACGAGAGCGCGACGTCAGCGCCGAGCTCGCCCTGATCCAGGACGTCGAATCCGTCCCACTCCTTCATTCGGGGCTCACCACGGGATCTGCTCGAGCCCATCGTCGATGAGCGTCTGCAAGTTGAATAGGAACGGGATCTCCGAAAACGCCTCCTGCAACGGTCGGAGCGTGGTTTCCCAACCTTTCCCGTCCGTTACCCAGACGAACGTAATCCGCTGTGATTCGAGGAATCGCTGTAGCGTTCTGTACTCACCACACGTCGATTTGAGCTTGCTGCCGCCGCCGTTGTAGAAGTTCGTTTCGACCAGCGTGAGGTTGTCGTTGGCTGGATTGAAAACGGCGAAATCGAAGGACCGGCTGGATTTGTCCACCTCCACGTGAATCCCCCACGTGTGAGCGATCCGTGCCGCATTCATCTGGGATCGAACCTGCAGGCCACGAGCTTCGGCGTGGTCATGGAGGATCCCGCCGACGATTTCCTCCATCTTTTTCCCTGTGCGGTTCTTCCGGCCGTTGGTATCCAAACCAACCTCGACCCCCATGACGTAGTCCACGAGGTTCTTCACTCCATC
The sequence above is drawn from the Trueperaceae bacterium genome and encodes:
- a CDS encoding type II restriction endonuclease → MRKTLRPSIKTWEYFVDWGKVFDNVREVEIALNKLNYLVGKPDLGEALEHALRDDPSVVRAFPLLIAVRDQTIDVFDQRTRSSQSLDFRHGRPEQAPLYMEFIKKSGLERLFGRDGVKNLVDYVMGVEVGLDTNGRKNRTGKKMEEIVGGILHDHAEARGLQVRSQMNAARIAHTWGIHVEVDKSSRSFDFAVFNPANDNLTLVETNFYNGGGSKLKSTCGEYRTLQRFLESQRITFVWVTDGKGWETTLRPLQEAFSEIPFLFNLQTLIDDGLEQIPW